A genomic window from Cucumis melo cultivar AY chromosome 8, USDA_Cmelo_AY_1.0, whole genome shotgun sequence includes:
- the LOC103484265 gene encoding protein RGF1 INDUCIBLE TRANSCRIPTION FACTOR 1 gives MRESSTTTTVLRRRRMVDDDYDDDDDIDINDIDIEIDENRMMTMKMKPAWLRALMSNSNFFTPCGLHHSRRKNEMNVFCLHCCLSICPHCLPSHRSHPLLQIRRYVYHDVVRLGDLEKLIDCSYIQPYTINGAKVIFLNHRPQSRPCKAPSNVCLTCDRILQEPFHFCSLSCKVDHMVLEEADLSSILFRFDESDFAFSQFEGLRMDGSEVTDDDAQITPNFDSLQCQGLSYSISNEATSNSVVSREQEIVKKKKKSNGFLPGIVLSLGSRRKGAPQRSPLS, from the exons ATGAGAGAATCATCAACTACAACTACTGtattaagaagaagaagaatggttGATGATGATTACGACGACGATGATGATATCGATATTAATGATATCGATATTGAGATCGATGAAAACAGGATGATGACGATGAAGATGAAACCAGCATGGCTTCGAGCTTTAATGTCTAATTCTAATTTCTTCACTCCTTGTGGTCTCCACCATTCTCGCCGGAAGAACGAGATGAACGTCTTCTGTTTGCACTGTTGCCTCAGCATTTGCCCTCACTGTCTTCCTTCTCATCGCTCTCATCCTCTTCTTCAG ATTCGACGATATGTTTATCACGACGTGGTTCGGCTGGGTGATCTCGAGAAGCTCATCGACTGTTCTTATATTCAG CCTTACACTATAAATGGTGCCAAAGTGATATTCTTGAATCACAGGCCACAGTCTAGGCCTTGCAAAGCCCCTTCCAATGTTTGCTTAACTTGCGATAGGATTCTTCAAGAGCCTTTTCACTTCTGTTCCCTCTCATGCAAG GTTGATCATATGGTGTTGGAAGAGGCAGATCTTTCCAGTATTTTGTTCAGGTTCGACGAATCAGATTTCGCGTTTTCACAATTTGAAGGGTTGCGGATGGATGGCTCGGAGGTTACCGACGATGATGCCCAAATCACTCCAAACTTCGACTCGTTACAATGCCAAGGTTTGTCGTACTCGATCTCGAATGAAGCCACAAGCAATTCGGTAGTCTCACGAGAACAGGAGATtgtgaaaaagaagaagaagagcaacGGTTTCCTTCCTGGAATTGTTCTCTCTCTTGGTAGCCGGAGGAAGGGTGCTCCCCAAAGGTCACCATTGTCTTAG
- the LOC103484266 gene encoding phenylalanine--tRNA ligase, chloroplastic/mitochondrial: MASTLSLTQALLFTTASNLLRRNSLRTTVFSASFSSSSALSSDSLHRKKWAQPVSSLLELGGVAIAKDDVVRDDPTNNVPDNIFSKLGMQLHRRDNHPLGILKNEIYNYFDTNYSNKFIKFDDLSPIVSVKENFDDVLVPEDHVSRSYNDTYYIDSQTVLRCHTSAHQAELLRRGYTQFLVTGDVYRRDSIDSTHYPVFHQMEAVRVFSLNDLEVSGTDGTSYAADDLKKCLEGLARHLFGAVEMRWVDAYFPFTDPSFELEIFFQEKWLEVLGCGVMEQKILKKCGKENHVAWAFGLGLERLAMVLFGIPDVRLFWSADERFTSQFSKGKLGVKFKPFSKFPPCYKDISFWINESFTENNLCEVVRGIAGDLVEEVQLIDSFTNEKKGMTSHCYRIAYRSMERSLTDEEINDLQRNVREQVQSKLKVVLR, encoded by the exons ATGGCGTCGACTCTGTCACTGACTCAGGCTCTTCTCTTCACCACTGCTTCTAATCTTTTACGCAGAAACTCTCTCAGAACCACTGTCTTCTCTGCATCTTTCTCCTCCTCCTCAGCTCTTTCCTCCGATAGCCTTCACCGGAAGAAATGGGCGCAGCCGGTCTCTTCGCTTCTTGAGCTCGGCGGAGTCGCAATTGCGAAAGATG ATGTTGTGAGGGATGATCCTACGAACAATGTCCCAgataatattttttcaaaacttggtatGCAACTCCATCGAAGAGATAACCATCCACTTGGCATTCTGAAGAATGAGATATACAACTATTTTGATACAAATTACTCAAATAAGTTCATTAAGTTTGATGACCTCAGTCCAATTGTTTCCGTGAAGGAG AACTTTGATGATGTGTTAGTTCCAGAAGATCATGTAAGCCGCAGTTATAATGATACATACTACATTGATTCGCAAACTGTTCTGAGATGTCATACAAGTGCTCATCAAGCAGAGCTGTTGAGAAGAGGATATACTCAGTTTCTTGTGACGGGAGATGTTTACCGTCGAGATTCCATTGATTCAACTCATTACCCTGTGTTTCATCAG ATGGAAGCTGTCCGtgttttttctctcaatgattTGGAGGTATCTGGTACAGATGGAACTTCTTATGCTGCTGATGACTTGAAGAAATGCTTGGAAGGTTTGGCAAGGCATTTGTTTG GTGCTGTGGAAATGCGCTGGGTTGATGCATATTTCCCATTTACGGACCCATCATTTGAACTTGAGATTTTCTTTCAA GAGAAATGGCTGGAAGTATTGGGATGTGGGGTGATGGagcaaaaaatattgaaaaaatgcGGCAAAGAGAATCATGTTGCATGGGCTTTTGGTCTTGGTTTGGAAAGACTAGCCATGGTTCTTTTTGGTATACCTGATGTCCGATTATTTTGGTCAGCTGATGAGCGATTTACCTCACAG TTCTCAAAGGGCAAGCTAGGTGTTAAATTTAAACCATTTTCTAAG TTTCCACCTTGCTACAAGGATATTAGTTTTTGGATCAATGAATCTTTCACCGAGAATAATCTGTGTGAAGTTGTGAGAGGAATTGCCGGGGACCTTGTTGAAGAG GTGCAACTGATAGACAGTTTTACCAATGAGAAGAAAGGGATGACGAGTCACTGTTATAGGATTGCTTACCGATCTATGGAACGGTCACTCACAGATGAAGAAATCAATGATTTGCAG AGGAACGTGAGAGAGCAGGTTCAGAGCAAGTTGAAAGTTGTCTTGAGATAA
- the LOC103484268 gene encoding thioredoxin O2, mitochondrial-like yields MGRNLVPQWRLLRRVLHDGRLRTPFYRNYSTFSRSGTNLGSSSSPSSSLSKFLFSSSSSSLRHAPDFFFPSVPFHHCRSLCSASDPSNIILIKSENLLKESLSKAREEALPAIFYFTAAWCGPCRLLAPVIKELSKNYPEVTTYKIDIDQEGLERTLNDLNITSVPTLYFFQDGKEAGQIVGADVAGIKNMMEKIYKK; encoded by the exons ATGGGAAGAAATTTAGTCCCTCAGTGGCGTCTACTACGTCGAGTTCTCCACGACGGCCGACTCCGAACTCCATTTTATCGCAACTATTCTACCTTCAGTCGCTCTGGAACAAATCTTGGAAGCTCGTCATCACCGTCGTCTTCGTTGTCCAAGTTCCTCTTCAGCTCCTCCAGTTCCTCCCTTCGCCACGCGCCGGACTTTTTTTTCCCAAGTGTGCCTTTCCATCACTGTCGATCTCTATGCTCAGCGTCAG ATCCTTCGAACATTATCTTGATAAAGTCTGAAAATCTATTAAAGGAGTCACTAAGCAAAGCACGAG AGGAAGCTTTGCCGGCAATTTTCTACTTCACAGCTGCCTGGTGTGGCCCTT GCAGATTATTAGCTCCCGTGATCAAAGAATTGAGTAAGAACTATCCTGAGGTGACAACATATAAAATTGACATTGATCAG GAAGGCCTCGAAAGGACTTTGAATGACTTAAATATTACCTCTGTG CCAACACTTTATTTCTTTCAGGATGGCAAAGAGGCTGGGCAAATTGTCGGTGCTGATGTTGCAGGCATAAAAAATATGATGGAGAAGATTTACAAAAAATGA
- the LOC103484269 gene encoding copper-transporting ATPase RAN1, whose amino-acid sequence MAPGLRDLQLAHVAAADRRLPDISAADEIPDDLEDVRLLDSYERHEENFGQIGDGMKRVQVTVSGMTCAACSNSVEAALRGVNGVLMASVALLQNRADVVFDPSLVKEKDIKEAIEDAGFEAEIIPETTSVGKKLHGTLVGQFTIGGMTCAACVNSVEGILKDLPGVRRAVVALATSLGEVEYDPTITSKDDIVNAIEDAGFEASFVQSSEQDKILLTVAGIAGEVDVQFLEAILSNLKGVKRFLFDSTSGKLEIIFDPEVVGPRSLVDEIEGRSNRKFKLHVTSPYTRLTSKDVEEANNMFRLFISSLFLSVLIFLQRVICPHIPLIYSLLLWRCGPFLMDDWLKWALVTVVQFVIGKRFYVAAARALRNGSTNMDVLVALGTTASYVYSVCALLYGAVTGFWSPTYFETSAMLITFVLLGKYLECLAKGKTSDAIKKLVELAPATALLLIRDKGGNLIEEREIDALLIQPGDVLKVLPGTKIPADGVVVWGSSYVNESMVTGESIPVLKEVSSNVIGGTINFHGALHIQATKVGSDAVLNQIISLVETAQMSKAPIQKFADFVASIFVPTVVAMALCTLFGWYVGGILGAYPAKWLPENGNYFVFSLMFAIAVVVIACPCALGLATPTAVMVATGVGASNGVLIKGGDALERAQKVKYVIFDKTGTLTQGKATVTTAKVFTEISRGDFLKLVASAEASSEHPLGKAMVEYARHFHFFDEPSATKNVENQSKESSGWLFDVTDFSALPGQGIQCIIEGKRILVGNRKLMNESGISIAPHVDNFVIELEESAKTGILVACDDNLIGVVGIADPLKREAAVVVEGLVKMGVSPVMVTGDNWRTARAVAKELGIQDVRAEVMPAGKAEVIQNFQKDGSTVAMVGDGINDSPALAASDIGIAIGAGTDIAIEAADFVLMRNNLEDVITAIDLSRKTFNRIRLNYVFAMAYNVIAIPIAAGVFFPSLGVKLPPWAAGACMALSSVSVVCSSLLLRRYKRPRLTTILEITVE is encoded by the exons ATGGCGCCGGGCCTCAGAGACCTCCAGCTTGCCCATGTCGCCGCCGCAGACCGTCGCCTACCGGATATTTCTGCGGCTGATGAAATCCCCGATGATCTTGAGGATGTGCGTTTGCTTGATTCATACGAGAGGCATGAAGAGAATTTTGGTCAAATTGGGGATGGTATGAAGAGGGTTCAGGTCACAGTTTCTGGGATGACTTGTGCCGCTTGTTCTAATTCCGTGGAGGCTGCTCTCAGGGGCGTTAATGGCGTTTTGATGGCTTCCGTTGCATTGCTTCAGAACAGAGCTGACGTGGTGTTTGATCCCAGCTTGGTTAAG GAGAAGGACATCAAGGAAGCAATAGAAGATGCTGGATTTGAGGCTGAGATTATACCTGAAACCACTTCAGTTGGAAAGAAGTTGCATGGAACACTGGTGGGTCAATTTACCATAGGTGGTATGACGTGTGCAGCATGTGTGAATTCGGTAGAAGGCATATTAAAAGATCTTCCTGGTGTTAGAAGAGCAGTAGTTGCTTTGGCCACATCGTTGGGAGAAGTTGAATACGATCCAACAATAACCAGTAAAGACGATATAGTTAACGCAATTGAGGATGCTGGATTTGAAGCTTCATTTGTACAGAGCAGTGAGCAAGATAAAATTTTACTCACGGTTGCAGGCATTGCTGGTGAGGTTGACGTACAGTTTTTGGAAGCCATACTTAGCAACTTGAAAGGGGTGAAACGGTTTCTTTTTGACAGCACATCAGGAAAACTTGAAATTATTTTTGACCCAGAAGTTGTTGGTCCCAGATCCTTAGTGGATGAGATTGAGGGAAGAAGCAACAGAAAATTTAAACTGCATGTTACAAGCCCTTACACAAGGTTAACATCTAAAGATGTTGAAGAGGCTAACAACATGTTTCGGCTTTTTATCTCCAGTCTGTTTCTCAGT GTGCTCATCTTTCTCCAAAGAGTAATATGTCCTCACATTCCTTTAATCTACTCATTGTTACTCTGGCGCTGTGGGCCCTTCCTCATGGATGATTGGTTAAAGTGGGCATTGGTGACTGTTGTGCAATTTGTCATTGGAAAGCGCTTTTATGTTGCAGCTGCTAGAGCTCTTCGAAATGGTTCAACTAACATGGATGTCTTGGTTGCTTTGGGTACTACGGCCTCTTATGTCTATTCTGTTTGTGCACTTCTCTATGGTGCAGTCACTGGATTCTGGTCTCCTACGTATTTTGAAACAAGTGCTATGTTGATAACTTTTGTACTATTGGGGAAGTATTTGGAGTGTCTTGCCAAGGGGAAAACATCAGATGCCATCAAGAAGTTGGTAGAACTTGCTCCTGCAACTGCTTTATTGCTTATCCGAGATAAAG GAGGGAATCTGATAGAAGAAAGGGAGATCGATGCTCTGTTAATTCAACCTGGCGATGTGTTGAAGGTTCTTCCTGGTACAAAAATTCCAGCAGACGGTGTTGTTGTTTGGGGTTCAAGTTATGTTAATGAGAGTATGGTCACCGGAGAATCTATACCTGTATTGAAGGAGGTTAGCTCGAACGTTATTGGTGGTACAATTAATTTTCATGGAGCCCTTCACATTCAAGCAACAAAAGTAGGATCTGATGCAGTTCTGAACCAGATTATTAGTTTGGTTGAGACAGCTCAGATGTCTAAAGCCCCCATTCAGAAATTTGCTGACTTT GTAGCAAGCATATTCGTTCCTACCGTCGTTGCTATGGCATTATGTACCTTATTTGGTTG GTACGTTGGAGGAATCCTTGGGGCTTATCCTGCTAAATGGCTCCCAGAGAATGGAAATTACTTTGTATTTTCCCTCATGTTTGCAATAGCAGTGGTAGTTATTGCATGTCCTTGTGCACTAGGCTTGGCCACACCTACTGCTGTCATGGTTGCTACAGGGGTTGGCGCCAGCAATGGTGTCTTGATCAAAGGAGGAGATGCTTTGGAGAGGGCCCAAAAGGTTAAGTACGTGATTTTTGATAAAACAGGCACACTAACCCAAGGGAAAGCGACCGTTACTACGGCCAAAGTATTCACAGAAATTTCTCGAGGAGATTTTCTTAAGTTGGTTGCTTCAGCAGAG GCTAGCAGTGAACACCCATTGGGAAAAGCTATGGTTGAGTATGCACGTCATTTCCATTTCTTTGATGAGCCTTCTGCCACCAAAAATGTGGAAAATCAAAGTAAAGAGTCTTCTGGATGGCTTTTTGATGTCACAGATTTCTCTGCGTTGCCAGGCCAAGGCATCCAGTGCATTATTGAGGGAAAAAGGATTCTG GTTGGCAACAGGAAGTTGATGAATGAAAGTGGAATATCCATAGCACCTCATGTGGATAATTTCGTTATAGAGCTTGAAGAAAGTGCAAAGACGGGCATTCTTGTTGCATGTGATGACAACTTAATTGGAGTTGTGGGAATAGCAGATCCTTTGAAGCGAGAAGCTGCAGTTGTTGTTGAGGGTCTTGTAAAAATGGGAGTATCCCCAGTCATGGTTACAGGGGATAATTGGAGAACAGCTCGAGCTGTCGCCAAAGAG CTTGGTATACAAGATGTGAGGGCAGAAGTAATGCCAGCAGGAAAAGCCGAAGTCATCCAAAACTTCCAAAAGGATGGAAGCACAGTTGCAATGGTAGGCGACGGTATCAATGACTCGCCTGCTCTAGCTGCTTCTGACATTGGAATTGCAATTGGTGCTGGAACTGATATTGCTATTGAGGCCGCTGACTTCGTCTTGATGAGAAATAATTTAGAAGACGTAATTACAGCCATCGATCTCTCAAGGAAGACTTTCAATCGGATTCGATTGAATTACGTATTTGCAATGGCCTACAATGTAATAGCAATTCCTATTGCTGCCGGAGTCTTCTTTCCTTCTTTGGGTGTTAAATTGCCTCCATGGGCCGCCGGTGCGTGCATGGCTTTGTCATCGGTAAGTGTTGTTTGCTCATCTTTACTTCTTAGGAGATATAAAAGACCAAGACTTACAACAATACTCGAAATAACTGTAGAATAG